The DNA sequence ATTGCTGGAGTTGAGGGTAGTGCCCCGCACTGAGTTTTTGCGTCAAATGCACGAACGAGGTTTGTTGAGGGCATACCAACCCAGCGCCAAATATGGAATGGCGCACCGTTTTTATGGTCGGGTACTCGATTTGCGTAAACATCAACCACAAGCTGAGGGTATCACCGATTTTTGTTTGTTGGTTTCTAATCAAACACATGCTCATTTGAAGAGCCGTTTACCGCTCACCCCACCTTTTGGTGCCAGCCGCCTACGCCCCGACGGGCAAACAATAAGCTGGAAAATGTACACTCCCTTAGAGGAGGTTTTGCCTTTTTTTCGGACCGACTATCACCCAAAAATAGTGCGCGAACCCGCCGCTTTACAGCACGCCAATAGGGGAGTGGGTATTCATAAAGTATGCTTGTTTACCGACGATTATGTACAGACTGTTCAGTGCTATAAGCAATTGTTACCAGAAGTTGAGCCGGATGCCAATGCAACAGCGACGTTATTTGAGCTAACCAGAGGAAGTATAGAAGTGATCGATAGTGAGACTACCACCCGCACCTACGAAATGACTCAGGCTCAGACCAAAGGCATTGGCAGGTTTGGGGTAGTGCTCAATACTGATGAAGGATATATGCATTTGTAAATAGTACCTTAACCACTAAATACCTAGCCCGTTATTTCGGCGATTTTTTAAGTGCGTCAGAAAACAAAACTCATCCCAAATAAGAGGGCGTTTACTTAATGTTTAAGGTAATAGGTCGATTTACTGCTTTATCAAAGGCTTGTAAATCAACATTGTACCTAATTTGATTTGTAACATATATTTGCCAGTAGGCAAGCCTTTCACCGATAAGGTGGGTACAGTACCAGCGGCAAATGTCTTGGTTTTTATGCGTTGCCCGGTGACGTTGTACAGTGTTGCTACCATTGACTTTGGTTGATTCAACGGAAGTATAATTCTTACCTGATCATTAGCAGGGTTAGGATAAACCACCGTCTGACTGGCAATTTGCTGAGCTTCTGGGGTGCCCACATATACCAGACTTTGCAATTCGCCTGGCTCCGATTCTCCGAACTTGTTATAAGAAAATACCCTATAATAATACTGAACGCCTTCTTCAAGATCAGAATCTTGGTGGGTGGTGGCTGTCAGGTCACTAATATCGGCAATTTCTTGAAAGTTGTCCGTGTTTCCATCCGATCGCTTGATCCTAAAACCTTGTACATTGCTAATGTCACTTGGGGTAGCCCAGGTAATGGTCAAGGCGTTGCGGGTAGTATTGGTAGTGGTGGCAGGTAATATTACCGGAGTAATGTTTACATCAGTAGGCGAACTGGGTGGTTTTACCGAAACACTCTCTAAGCGAATGGTATAAGTAGCTTCATCGGAGTCGTTATTACTAATGGTAATTTGAGCGGTTTTGGCACCTAAACTAGTACTTACAGGAGCAAAGTTTACCTTTATAAGCGTAGAGTCTTCACCGTTGATAGTAGAAACAGTAGTAGATAAGTCAAGGTTAAACTCGTTGGCATCGGTACCTCCCAGGCTTGCCAAAGGGTTTCCGTTGAGTGTCAGGTTTGCTTGTCCTTGGTTTTTGATGTACAACTCTATGCTGCGTACATTCAATGCGGCAGTTGTGTCCATCTTAATAGTGTCACCCGACAGTATTTCCTTGCCATCATATAAGACTGCTATTTCGGAGCTGGCAGGTGCAGCGGCAGTTCCCGTAAGGTTAATGGTATAAGTGCTTTCATCTGAGTCGTTGCTCCGAATGGTCAAAGTACCAGTTTTGTTACCAGTGGTGGTAGGTCTAAAGTTTACCTGAATGGTAACAGCATCTCCCGCTGGAACCTCAAGGTTAGTTAATGGAGTACTGATGCTAAAATTAGTATTACCTGACGATATGGTGGGTTGTTCGGTCAAAGTAAGGGGCACAGGTCCCGTGTTTTGAATGGTCAGGGTTTGCTGAAGCGCATCGTTCCCCAAGGTGTAGTTCCCCATATTTACCGTGCTGTTGTTGGGTTTGTCAGTGCTAAACTGATCTTGTACATTAATTTCTGGTTCTGCCCCTTGTCCGGTAAGGATAATTGTATAAGTACCCTCATCAAAATCATTGTTTTGAATGGTAAGCGTCGCTGTATGGGTGCCTACTGACGTAGGGGTATATTCTACTGTAAAAGTGGTATTGCCTAATGCTCCTATAGTGCTCCCTACAGTTGGTTGGTTAGTTACTGTAAAATGGCTATTGTCCGAAATGTCTACTACCGGGTTGCCCTGAAGAGTAAGCGAAACATTAGAAGAAGTATTGAGAATAGCCAATGTTTTGGACGAGGTTTTATTGACAGCTTGTGCCCCAAAATCGATCGAGTTACCGCTGGCTACACTTGCACCGCTATTTTGTATGTCTATTTCTGGCAGTTCGCTTACGGTAACTTGTAGCGGAAAAACAAAAGTACTTTGGTTACAGTCGTTGGTGAGTATCGTTATATTGTTGTCTTTTATGCCAGGAGGCCCATTAAGAGATAATGTAAAGGTAGTAAGGTCGTTTGGGTTAAGCGAGGTAATGGTAGGTGTAGTAAGGACATAGTCGTCGTTGTTTTCAGACAACACACCAGAGATGTTAAGTGTACCAGTTCCCGTATTTTTTATGGTATAAGCCAAAGTAAACGTTTGATTGGCAGGTATAGGCCCTACTCTTGTATTGTTGGCTGAGCTTATGCTGCCCCCGTTGCTTATGGCAACACCATTGCCCAATACTTCTAAGGCCGCAGGCGAGATGGCACTACACTCATTGGTGCGTTGGTTGGCGCGGTCAGCATCTATAAAGTTAGACATGAGCCCCGAGCTGCTCGGTGTTCCGTGATTATTTCCCGTGGCGTCGTTTACCTGGGCAACCGTTGCGTTGTTGCCATAAGGTAAACCATCGTTGAGTTTGTAATAGGCAGTGAGGCAAGGAGGCAAAGGGCTTACAAGTTTACAATCCTTAAAATTACTAATATCTGTAGCACTTCTGACCGCCTTCCAAACTCTTACTTCACTGATGGATCCATTCAAAAACGCGGTGGGAACTTTATCTGTATTTCCTCCAATCCATACTGGGTCGTCATTTGTATTGATATTGCTGGAAAAAGTGACACTGTTATCCGGGATTCCATCAATATACAGTTTTATGTTTTTTATAAAGGCTTGTCTACCATCAAATACAAGGGCTACATGGTGCCATTTGCCATCATTGAAGTCTACAGCGCTAGACGCAGTCAATTCGCCCCCTTGGTACAAAAATGCTGCCCTGACACTGCCTCCATCTTCTTTGAGGTTGAGCTCCCAGGCATCGTCTCCTTTGGTGATAATACCTTTAGTGTCGCCAGTAGTCAAAAGATTATTGAGTTTTACCCAGCACTCAATGGTCAATTCATTGGTAAAGTCAAAATTAGCTTCATTAGGCAGTTCTATGTGATCATTGAGTCCGTCAAATGACAATCCACCATTAAATGTAGCATTGTTTTGAAAAATATAAGCTGCGCCTGCTTCGGTGATAGGAGTGTTACCATTGGCATCTTTAGTTTCGGTAGGAGCACCTACTATGGCATGGTCATCATCTATAGCTACCGAGTTACCAAACGTTGCCGCTGCTTGTCGATCTGTTGCCACTATTTTTTTGGTTTGCACCCAAGTACCAGCAGCGTCTAAATGAAAAATATAGGCGGCTCCTGCGTCGTTCAAATCACTTTGATTGTTTGGATCATAATCTTCTCCTCGAGCCCCTACTATGACATTATTGCCAGAAACACCCACTGCACAGCCAAAATTATCTTGTACTTTACGTTCTTTCGCCACTATTTTAACTTCGTAGTTCCAAATGCCCCCAGTACCACGTTTGAACACATAAGCAGCCCCAGCATTGTCTAAAAGGTTGCCCCCTATTGCATCTTGGTCGTCGTTGTGAGCGCCTACTACTGCTATGTCATCGTCTATAGCTACCGAAAAACCAAACTGGTCGTTAGAATCTTGGTCACCCGCCAGAGCCGTGATGTTGGCTTTTTCATCCCATCCTCCTCCACCGAGGCGTTCAAAAATATACGCACTTCCCAAACCTCCACCCTTAAAAGGTGCCCCCACTATTAAACGTTCTTTGTGTATGGCTACCGAATAGCCAAAGTTGTCACCAGAAGTTTTATCGCTTGCTCCTATCTTGTTGTTTTCTTCCCATACTGTAGTGGAAGGGTTTCGCTCAAATATATACGCTGCTCCTGTATCGCCACCCCCGTCATCATGGCGATATGCCCCTACTACAGCATAGCCATCACTGGAAATACCCACCGAAAAACCAAACAAATCAGTGCTAACCCCATCGCTGGCAGTCACCCTTTCTTTTAGACTCCATTTGTCTGTTCCAGTGTCAAACTCAAAAATATAAGCGGCTCCTTTGTTTGAGTTGTCCAATGCTGCCCCTACAATCAAGTAATCGCCTGATATACTAACCGCACTTCCAAATTGGGCACCAGGTGCGCGGTTGGGAGGGGGAGCTGCTATTTTTTGATGAAGTACCCAAGTTCCATCATTTTGTTTTTTGAATATATACGCTGCTCCAGAATTGTCCATTGAGTTAGCATTATTTTCGTCTTGATCTTCCAGTTGGGCACCTATTACGGCAAAGGTACCCGAAATACTGACCGAGTTACCTACCTGGTCGCTGGCAAAGCGGTCGTTGGCAACCCCTTTAAACGCCTGCACAAAGTTTTGAGATTGTGTGGGAGCAGCCAATGCGCATACTATCGCCAGAGCGGCAATAGATTGATAAAAATAGTGTGAAAAATTATTGACAAGAGTGTTGAACATTGCGTCTTTTATTTTTTGAATGAAGTCGTGTTATTAAATGTATGTGTCTGAGAATGTCGAGCCATGCAACGACAATGATATTTAAGGTATAGTGTCTTTTAATAATAAGTCTTGATTGAGCGTCTTGTACTGTGCTCTTATTATAGCAGACGTTGATAGTGTGGGATAGTTATACAAAAATACAACACAAAGCTTAATTTAGGAAGAAATTCAGGGGTTGCGTATCGCTAAAAGTGTGGACGATGCCTTGACCACATATAGGCTTGCCGGAGAGGGAAAAAGCCAATAGTAATGCTTATGGTTTGGCAGCTTAGAATTCAAAATAAATATTGAAATTGTACCAACACTTTTTGCCAACAGGTATAAATACTCCTGATACTTTTGTAAATCTTTCGATTCTTGGTATTATTGACCTCTAAAAAATATCGAATAAAGGCTACTTATGCGTTTTGTTAAAACGAAAAAAATTGCAAGGGTTGGTAAAATTGTCCAAACTTTAGTAAAGTATGGATTTACAGATGTGATAGATAGTACTGCGCTTGGTAAGCTGGTAGCTACAGGAAAAGAACCTTCTGAAGGCTCTATGGCTTCTTACTCCAAGTGGGAACGCATACGCATGGTGGTAGAAGAGCTAGGCCCTACTTTTATCAAACTTGCCCAATTGTTGAGCAACCGCCCCGATGTTTTGCCCGCCGAACTTATCACCGAGTTTGAAAAACTACAAGACAAAGTGCCTCCTTTTGATGTAGAGATTGCCAAAAAAATGGTAGAAGAAGAGTTGAAAAAACCTTTAGAAGAGGTTTTTTCTTATTTCGACCACCAAACCCTGGGATCAGCCTCGATAGGGCAAGTGCATCGTGCCCGCCTCAAAACCGGAGAGAATGTAGTAGTAAAAGTACAGCGCCCCAACATTATCAACAGGGTAAGAACTGATTTGGCGCTCTTGCGTGATTTTGTGAAAATGAGCGAAAACTACTTCAAACGATTAGGCATACTGAACCCACTGGAAGTAGTAGAAACTTTCCGCGAAGCCATTGAAAGCGAACTGGATTACTCTAACGAACTGGGCAATATGGAGCAGTTTCGTAAGATATACCGCAGTTATCACAGTTTTTATATACCCAAACCTTACAGCCAATATTCAACAAAAAAAGTGCTGGTGATTGAGTTTATCAGTGGTTGCAAAATTACCGATATACCACAGTTGGAAGCTTGGGGGCTGGTGCCCGAAAAAGTAGCCGAAAATGGCATAGATGTTTACCTTACTCAAATATTTCAGACGGGGATATTTCACGCCGACCCACACCCTGGCAATATCATCATTCGACCCAATGGGGTGGTAGTGCTCATTGACTTTGGAATGGTAGGCAGGCTTACCCAAGACCATAAAGTGGGTTTTGCCGGAATGCTCATTGGTTTGGCGCAGCAAAATGCCCACGCAATGGCTACCAATATTCAGAAACTTGCTATAGGCAGCGAAATAGTTGATTTGCAGCTGTTTCAGCAAGACATACAAGAATTGATTGACTACTACTTTGCCTTGCCCGATGAAGACTCTACGATTTCGGCGTTTTCGGGACGCTTCCAACAGGTAATTTATAAATATAAATTGTCGGTACCTGGGTCGGTATTTCTAATACTGAGAGCCTTGGCTATATTAGAGGGCATAGGCACGGTGTTACACCCCAATTTTCAAACCCTGGAGTTTATCAAACCCTACGGTACTAAGTTACTTGCCGAGCAGTTTTCTTTCAAAAACATTCGAACCAGCGCCCAAACCAGCTTCTCTCAGTTGCTTTCTCTCTTGTATGTATTTCCTACCGAAGCCCGTTACATTCTTAAACAATTGCGATCGGGTAAAATACATATCAATTATGACATTCAAAATCCGCAGCTTTTTCTCAACAAAGCCGACTCTATTACCAACCGTTTGGTACTTACTTTGTTGATTTGTGCTTTGATGCTATCATCTTCTATTGTTATGACGGTGAATTTTGGTAAAAAAATGCCTGCACCTTATGGAATGCCTTTGGTGAGTCTGGTGGGTTTTGGACTGGCTACTTTGTTAAGTCTGGCCTTGTGGCGAATGGTGCGTAAACGTAAGCCCAAAGAGGAGGAGTTTTAGATAAAACCCTGACAAATAATGACTTCATTGCCAGGGTTCAACCATGAT is a window from the Microscilla marina ATCC 23134 genome containing:
- a CDS encoding VOC family protein → MQLDHIVILVNNLEQAVADYTAQGFTVSPGGTHAGGISRNALIHFQDDTFLELLELRVVPRTEFLRQMHERGLLRAYQPSAKYGMAHRFYGRVLDLRKHQPQAEGITDFCLLVSNQTHAHLKSRLPLTPPFGASRLRPDGQTISWKMYTPLEEVLPFFRTDYHPKIVREPAALQHANRGVGIHKVCLFTDDYVQTVQCYKQLLPEVEPDANATATLFELTRGSIEVIDSETTTRTYEMTQAQTKGIGRFGVVLNTDEGYMHL
- a CDS encoding choice-of-anchor D domain-containing protein, coding for MFNTLVNNFSHYFYQSIAALAIVCALAAPTQSQNFVQAFKGVANDRFASDQVGNSVSISGTFAVIGAQLEDQDENNANSMDNSGAAYIFKKQNDGTWVLHQKIAAPPPNRAPGAQFGSAVSISGDYLIVGAALDNSNKGAAYIFEFDTGTDKWSLKERVTASDGVSTDLFGFSVGISSDGYAVVGAYRHDDGGGDTGAAYIFERNPSTTVWEENNKIGASDKTSGDNFGYSVAIHKERLIVGAPFKGGGLGSAYIFERLGGGGWDEKANITALAGDQDSNDQFGFSVAIDDDIAVVGAHNDDQDAIGGNLLDNAGAAYVFKRGTGGIWNYEVKIVAKERKVQDNFGCAVGVSGNNVIVGARGEDYDPNNQSDLNDAGAAYIFHLDAAGTWVQTKKIVATDRQAAATFGNSVAIDDDHAIVGAPTETKDANGNTPITEAGAAYIFQNNATFNGGLSFDGLNDHIELPNEANFDFTNELTIECWVKLNNLLTTGDTKGIITKGDDAWELNLKEDGGSVRAAFLYQGGELTASSAVDFNDGKWHHVALVFDGRQAFIKNIKLYIDGIPDNSVTFSSNINTNDDPVWIGGNTDKVPTAFLNGSISEVRVWKAVRSATDISNFKDCKLVSPLPPCLTAYYKLNDGLPYGNNATVAQVNDATGNNHGTPSSSGLMSNFIDADRANQRTNECSAISPAALEVLGNGVAISNGGSISSANNTRVGPIPANQTFTLAYTIKNTGTGTLNISGVLSENNDDYVLTTPTITSLNPNDLTTFTLSLNGPPGIKDNNITILTNDCNQSTFVFPLQVTVSELPEIDIQNSGASVASGNSIDFGAQAVNKTSSKTLAILNTSSNVSLTLQGNPVVDISDNSHFTVTNQPTVGSTIGALGNTTFTVEYTPTSVGTHTATLTIQNNDFDEGTYTIILTGQGAEPEINVQDQFSTDKPNNSTVNMGNYTLGNDALQQTLTIQNTGPVPLTLTEQPTISSGNTNFSISTPLTNLEVPAGDAVTIQVNFRPTTTGNKTGTLTIRSNDSDESTYTINLTGTAAAPASSEIAVLYDGKEILSGDTIKMDTTAALNVRSIELYIKNQGQANLTLNGNPLASLGGTDANEFNLDLSTTVSTINGEDSTLIKVNFAPVSTSLGAKTAQITISNNDSDEATYTIRLESVSVKPPSSPTDVNITPVILPATTTNTTRNALTITWATPSDISNVQGFRIKRSDGNTDNFQEIADISDLTATTHQDSDLEEGVQYYYRVFSYNKFGESEPGELQSLVYVGTPEAQQIASQTVVYPNPANDQVRIILPLNQPKSMVATLYNVTGQRIKTKTFAAGTVPTLSVKGLPTGKYMLQIKLGTMLIYKPLIKQ
- a CDS encoding ABC1 kinase family protein, which gives rise to MRFVKTKKIARVGKIVQTLVKYGFTDVIDSTALGKLVATGKEPSEGSMASYSKWERIRMVVEELGPTFIKLAQLLSNRPDVLPAELITEFEKLQDKVPPFDVEIAKKMVEEELKKPLEEVFSYFDHQTLGSASIGQVHRARLKTGENVVVKVQRPNIINRVRTDLALLRDFVKMSENYFKRLGILNPLEVVETFREAIESELDYSNELGNMEQFRKIYRSYHSFYIPKPYSQYSTKKVLVIEFISGCKITDIPQLEAWGLVPEKVAENGIDVYLTQIFQTGIFHADPHPGNIIIRPNGVVVLIDFGMVGRLTQDHKVGFAGMLIGLAQQNAHAMATNIQKLAIGSEIVDLQLFQQDIQELIDYYFALPDEDSTISAFSGRFQQVIYKYKLSVPGSVFLILRALAILEGIGTVLHPNFQTLEFIKPYGTKLLAEQFSFKNIRTSAQTSFSQLLSLLYVFPTEARYILKQLRSGKIHINYDIQNPQLFLNKADSITNRLVLTLLICALMLSSSIVMTVNFGKKMPAPYGMPLVSLVGFGLATLLSLALWRMVRKRKPKEEEF